The Nicotiana sylvestris chromosome 6, ASM39365v2, whole genome shotgun sequence genomic sequence caaaattgccttgatattttgctctcaattcacgtttaacttctgcttatgtgcattacctgtaaaagagaacaacactaatatttgagttagaaattagagattgactaggatactgatgctactcttccatggtggaagagttctagctgatctcatactctaactctatcattttcctaaaccgtgttctctttgcgtgagtctttctccttatccaatatgtaaCCTTTTCGATCATGATCAGCAGATatcacttctgataagttaggtttgtctccttcacgtgcatctcacatgtttgagttgatcataactatgcttcacaagatggacctggtccatgtctgagttcctttgtcagtcttcaaaacttcgcctttacttgggccaacagaAAAACTCATAGATAAAAGATGTATAtgttgaaggacttgattaattagTTGTACTTGTGTTTATTATTCGTTTGAGCAATATTTATGGTGTTCATGTTGCCTTGCTGTTTATGTCACAAGTTGATTAATTGTTTCCATCACTGCTATTTGTTTTCCGTTATTTTGTAAGCTACATCGCACAGGTTATTTgactagtgagtgtcttgactgtacctcgtcactactagtccaccgaggttagtcttgatacttactggtacCGATTGTGgggtactcatactacacttctgcacatttttttatgcagatccaggtaccttagTGTTGTTGATAATCTTACTAATTGATCAGACGTTGTTGTGGAGACTTAAAGTATATCTGCTATCGCGTTCATAGGTCTCAGAGTCACTTTCTGATATTTTCTTGCATTGTTGATTCTATTCTGGCACAGTTGTATTTAGAGATTTTCTAGTAAACTCtgtagagcttgtgacttgtactaccggttttgagAATTGTAGGAAATTTCTGTCTcttatttaaacaaaaaaaatctgGTTGATTTATTATCATTTCACTTGAACTATTAAAAATGGTTGAAATTATTCTAACGTTGGCTAGCCTAGCAAGTgtaatgttaggcgtcatcaccgTTCTGAAAGTGGGAATTTCGAATCGTGACACCttgtctttcttcttctttcctatattttttcctcttttctacTGTACTCTGCTCTACTAAAATATTTTCTATATTAAGGTGATGTTTACATTCTTCATGGTTATAGGAATCTATCATTTGCAAGTTCGCTAGCACAGCTAATCCATATATTTTAAATCTTCTCCCCCCTCCCCAGCCTGCTGTTTTTATGTAATAAGTATAATCCGCAGAGTTAGTTCACGTTGAAACAGCCACCTATATTAAGATGATTATGATTTTTATACACAAGATACAGGAGAGATCATTAATTTGTGTTTAAAGAagatcattttgttttctttgctcttttcctttttcttataaTGATAATCAAATCGTTCACTCTATTGAAAACGTAACTCCCATATTAAGATGATTTTAACCTTTAACCAATTTTCATCAAACTTTTTTGGAAATTGTCTACACTTGGATGCTTTCTTCTCTTAAAAGATGATACTACATAAAGTCACTACCTTCAATAATTTTAAGTTTTcgcactgaaaaagaaaaacaatcaTTTCAGAAAAAGGGAAGATCCTATTGCTTGTTGGATCAATGACAAAATTGACCGTATCTTAGAGCAGTATAAATTGACATCCGTTCATAACCATTTCTCATTCACAAAAAAACACATAATTTCACCTAAGGTTCCTAAAGTTCAAGAAAGATGTCAAGAAACCTTCCTACCTACACTTTATTAGCAGTCATTTTGATGGTAATTTCTTTGGTTTTAGGTTTTGCAAATGCAGAGGTTCAATGCAGTGATGTGATATTGAAGATAATCCCATGCCAAAATTTCTTAATGAGTGGAGAGTCGTCCCCTAGTGTTGCCTGTTGCAGTGGAGCACAAGCTCTTGACAAAGAAGCCGCCGCGTCTCAGCCGGACCGTCAGGCTATATGCGGCTGCCTGAAGTCTGCTGCACAAGCTTTCCCTGTAAACGTTGATAAAGCAGCACAACTCCCTACCCTCTGCAAACTTACTACCAAAATACCCATCAACCCTACAGTTGATTGCTCCAAGTAACTTCTTCTCGCGCTATTATATCTAGAATGTGTGACATTTAGCCGATGAAAATATAACCAACTGATCAACTCGTCCAAGTTTGGACGGGTTGGGTTGGACATATATTCATTGGCGGCTCGATTTGTGTATAATCCAAGCTAGGCCATCTAAAATTTTGGGCTAATATGAATAGCTTATGTAGCCAAGTGATCCATGTGAAAAATTATCCAAgcttagaaaaataatttttttgggtTTGGTTAGTTAGATCTAGTCTGGATAGGATTATGATCTATTAACTTAGCTTAAATTGACCCACCTATCTAGATCCATAGAAATTTTGGGCGGATATGACCTAACACCTTTGTTTATTAAATTCATTTAGGGAAAATACCATCTATGTTCATTTATAAGTAACTTATTATAAAAATTGaccaattcataaaatattactaatattggccaaTTAGCTATGTGTAGCCAAAAAAGGttaaatttttgctttcttttaggtgttattagaatagattgggtacacTTTAAAgtgcttgaatctcagttttgggatgatttggttgagttttgaggtgggTTGAATTGAAAAAttttgaagtagaagatgaacataaaaacaaaattataggTGTATTACACtctgtatcatttgtgtatcacattGTGTATCGTATTTGTATcaaatgtgtatcacatgtatatccatataTACATGCGTGTGAGATACATGTGTGATACATGTTTGTGTGTCatagaagaattttttgaactcgatcttaactacgaattttgatacaaaattAATCCAAACCACCtctaatcttcctcaaattttgtatattgactcatctatatattttcaatgaatcacAACCATGTCCATTGAAAAAATctttttttgcttagatttttggaatcttgtatatatatatatatatatatttttttgtatttcatcaccttatttgctacctcatccatgaaattttctTTACGTCTTAGATTTAATGTGGCTAATCACACTTAAAAATATGGAAAGAGATTTTTATGTGTGATTCTTGGAAAGAAAGAACCTTACTTATGtggatttttaatttttatatgtgcTTGACTAGTTTTAGTAAGTCTATAATTAATAGCTAGAGGTTTAATGAgtagaggttggtaagttgggACTTGTTTGGGACATTTATGTAAGATTCCTTCATTTTAATCCGCTCAAATTTTGTTCAATCAGTCCATTAGACGCTTTCCTAAATATGAAAGATTGCTATAATGTTTAGTAAATAATTACTACAGCTCAGGGTGGAGTCACGACGGAGTGACGGTCAttgtcctaaatttttcaaattcatttttttggTCTGTAAACTACTTACGTTGAAGTATGTGTTTTCACTTTTCATGTTGCTTAATTTCTTTCAAATAAACACCACAATTCTTTTCCCCTAGAGGTTGTCACCAGATTTTTAAAATTTGGTTTCGCCAGTTATCAATATCATCTTAGAAATTATATAATCTATGGATGTTTGCCTTGTAGCTAATtacctttttcttcttttgacgGTAGGATTTGAAGGACAAGTGGAATTCTTAGCAAGGATTTGAAGAAGTGCTATACCAGTTTTTTTCTATGAATATAATGTGGTGCTAAAGGACTCTATACACTATCCCAAATCCGTTTTAAAATTATGTAGTATCGCTAATTGATACGCATATTAATACGAAAATATATGGTTGAAGCTTAGTAAATCTATCTTTCTGATCCATACACTATTTCTCTTCTCCTTCCATCCTTAGAATCACGATTTAAACGTTATGAGTTTGAGTTTAATTAAGACGAAAGCCTCAAGTTGACATGCAAAAATTATAGGATCAAGTTGCAATTATCGATTTTCAAGTCCTAATGACATGCCATTCCTTATATTCATAGATGATGCACCTATCATTCCATGATCCTAATTTCGAATGAATTAacttgagaaaatgaaaattcgAAAGGAAAGTTATACTGTTTCAGATAAAAATGAGAATAATCTTCAATCGAAAGGAAAAAAATGTCGTCTTCTTCAACTAAAGATTCATTTGAACGGGTTAAGATTTTATTGTGTAGAGGGATTCTGTGGAATTTGAATGATGCATAATGCATCTAACACGTATACTAGACGAAGCAACTGATGACGTTTTAACTTTGATATTCATGACTTGGCTCTTCTACAGAAGGCTTACAAAATCTCACATATAATTTGCTAAATTAGAGAAATAAACAACTGCACACATATATTTCATATAGAGGACAAATATACGACACCAAATTAAATCTAATTTCTTCCAGAGAACAAACTGAATAACCACAAACTAGTTTTGTAACAATTTGTGTCACAATAATCTAACAAGGCAACAACAAAGTCTAGAAGtaatttaaaaaaatgaataGGAGAAACGTGGGCCACAAATACATCTAAAACTTGGTGAAGAAATATTCAACATTATCCTGCTCAGTCGGATTTTCTCTGTTTATAGGAACTAGGCTCTCCTTATAAGTTATAGGCCAAATGCTGCCGGATCCTATATCAgtaaaattaaaaccaaaatctGTAACTTCTTTAGCAGTGTGGTTATAATACACAATATAAGTTTGTGTCATTTCATAAATAAACTTGTCGTACTCCCATATGCCAAGAGGCCAATGCCATGTTATTGGAGGATTAACAGTATAAACTTTGATCCAATTATTCTCTCCAATTCTTGCCCATATATCATAACACGATGTCTGAGGCTGAGCCATTTCATCACAAGACATAGCAGCGAGAGAGCCTCCGCGCAACATCAGAGCCCCCCAGTGTTCGCCTGAAATTGGTGGTCCTTCCATTTCCCCGAACAGCTCGGTCACAAAGTCGAACGTTGTAATGCAATATACATTGTCTTTGTCTAGGCACAACCAACAATAAACTCCATTTAGATGAGTACTATCAAGGGACTCACACAAGTTACTATCGTAAGGAAAATTCGGGTCCAGGTATTTCCAGGAGTCATTGTTCGACGAATAGATAGCAGCAAACACCTTAGGATAAACCTCGTTCTTCTCTTCATTCGTATATATTCGTAGAGATAAAACTTTATAATCTTGATTCACTGAATCTAACCCTATTGCAACAACACGACATGTTCATCGAAAAATCTCTGAAGCTCAAATTGTACCATAGGAATAATCCTACACTCTTTAGTAGCAGGATTCCACCAACCAAACCGAACATTAAGTAGAAAATTCCTTTCTCTAATAGGAATAAGCCATCAACAGGACCATAAATACCTCTAAAATCACTAACACCTTCGCAACGATAAATCCTCTGACGAGCAGGGACGACGCTTGCAATTAATTTTTCAGGTAGCAAGAAAAAGTTAATAGCTCTTAAAGGAGGCTGTGGTCTATAGTCTACACCGAACTTACAAAACCAGAGACGAGCACGATTACTCTCGCTGTTAAAGTGCTTCTTGATAAAACTCGAGCTTTTAATAAGATCGTGCCAGCTTTTACTTACACATTTGAATAGCAACAGTGATTTCATGGCTAACCTCAATAAAATATCATTTACTGTTTCTTCTCGTGAATAGCTGTCAATACTAGTTGTCATTCTGCTCCTGGAATTATTTCCTACAATATATGCAAAAATCTTGGTTATGTTTGAGGTTTACATAAACATATAAATACTTATAACAAATGGTACCGAATTGATGAAGTAAATGCCTAAAATCAACAAATgacacagttaccaagataaatcttttctgatgtggaagatcagactatgctgcaaccacagagcatactaagacagtaccttggctctgataccaattgttgcggaagccaaatgtatatagtgtgaataagtcacaactactataccaaaaattatgacagccaccaaataataaataagacaataaagcaacaataaaaggaacaccagaatttacgaggttcggctaattttgcctactcctcggacacaaccaatattttattccactccaaaaatacaagtgaaataatactaaagagagaagatacaaatgccttaaacagatgagaaggcaaatgagaggtgtgtttaaatcctaaacattaagccttcttttatagggggaaaatccccccaacttttgttttcccaccgatgtgggacaaacattttgccaatttcaacaaatctccaccttggcaaaattccacatcttcaattttctctcaataacaaattttggttgtgtcttcatcttcaatcttcagtgttcaacaatgttgatcaaatccaaacaatgttgaaacttgaccgcagtcaccacttttgtcagcatatcagcaggattctctgtagtatgaattttcttcatcgtgactccaccttcttctatgatttctcgtacgaaatgataccgaacatcaatgtgcttcgtccttgcatgataaacttggttcttcgctaattgaatagcactttgactatcacaaaaaattgtgatacttttttgttcaacaccaagctcctttagcaatccttgaagccaaatggcctcctttacagcctctgtaatagccatgtactctgcctctattgtagacaaagcaattgttgactgcaaagtagacttccaactaactggtgcttttgcaaaagtaaacacataaccagtagttgaccttcgtttgtccagatcacccgcaaaatctgagtcacagtatccaactacagactgattgcattcctgctcaaaaactaacccaacatctacagtattatgaatataccgtagaatccacttcacagcttgccaatgctcctttcctggattatgcatatatctgctaataactccaatagcttatgaaatgtcaggtctcgtacagaccattgcatacatcaagctaccaacagcatttgcgtatggtacctttgacatatactctcattcagcttcatcctttggcgacatagtaatacttagcttaaaatggggagcaagtggagtactaactggtttagtcttgtcatctatgccaaaacatTGAAGTattctcttcaaatattctttctgagataaacagagtttctttgaacatCTATCTCTtgttatctccatgccaagaattttctttgcctcacccagatccttcatctcgaactcattcttcagttgaatcttcaacttatcaatttcttctgaattcttggaagctatcaacatatcatcaacatataagagaagatatacaaaggaaccatctttaagcttgcgcaaatacacacaatgatcgtatttgcttctcttgtatccttgccgcaacataaactcatCAAATCGCTTGTatcattgtctagaagattgtttcaatccgtacaatgatttttcaagtttgcacaccatattttcttttccaacaactttgaatccttctggctaagtcatgtagatttcctcctccaagtttccatgtaaaaatgcagtttttacatccatctgaactagttccaaatccaactgtTCTACCAAaaccaacataattctaatggaggaatgttttacaactggagaaaatacttcattgtaatcaattccctccttttgagcatatcctttggccaccaatcttgctttgtagcgaacatctacttggttaggaaatccttccttctttgcaaatacccatttgcacccaattgctttctttcccttcgggagattggccaatctccatgtatgattctgatgaagggactgtatttcatcattcatggcaatcctccacttatcttcttctgaactttggacagcgtctttataagtagtaggaacatcatcagctacaattgaggttgcacaagcaaccgtctctatgagacgaacaggtttcgttattgttctttttggcctgctggttgctattgattcaagttgttgttgagattcctgagttggaatctcctctactggctctccttccagagggtaatcttcatttgtttcctcctctgcttcttgtgtaggaaaaataaattttccctcaaactccacctgcttagaagcaccttcattttgtttggtatcttctgttaccttatttaccatagcaaattcatcaaaggtaacatctctgctgaatattactttctttgtcataggacaccataagcgatatcctttgactccagaagtaattcccataaaaatagccttctttgcccttggatccaattt encodes the following:
- the LOC138871502 gene encoding probable F-box protein At1g14315: MTTSIDSYSREETVNDILLRLAMKSLLLFKCVSKSWHDLIKSSSFIKKHFNSESNRARLWFCKFGVDYRPQPPLRAINFFLLPEKLIASVVPARQRIYRCEGVSDFRGIYGPVDGLFLLEKGIFYLMFGLDSVNQDYKVLSLRIYTNEEKNEVYPKVFAAIYSSNNDSWKYLDPNFPYDSNLCESLDSTHLNGVYCWLCLDKDNVYCITTFDFVTELFGEMEGPPISGEHWGALMLRGGSLAAMSCDEMAQPQTSCYDIWARIGENNWIKVYTVNPPITWHWPLGIWEYDKFIYEMTQTYIVYYNHTAKEVTDFGFNFTDIGSGSIWPITYKESLVPINRENPTEQDNVEYFFTKF